The Arvicola amphibius chromosome 5, mArvAmp1.2, whole genome shotgun sequence genome contains the following window.
ctgtgagtttgagaccagcctggtctacagagtgagttccaggacaggctccaaagctacagaaaaaccctgtcttgaaaaacaaaaaataaaacaaaagcaaagaagcagaagaagttcattgaccactgagccatctctccagccctgtgtattattttttaatgtgccAGACGTTAAACAGAGGGCcacatgtatgctaggcaagcactctttaCCCAGATTACATCACCATTCCCTATAATATATGCGTattatatttttgtctgtttgttttgagacagggtttcactatgtagtcatgACTGTCTAGAACTTAACTAtgtataccaagctggcctcaaacacacagacatccttctgcttctgtgtctgccttcccGCTGCTGGGAATAAAGCCATGGGGCAGCAACCATGCtaggttatttgtttgtttcagacagggtctcattgtagccCGGGCTggtctccatctgtctctgtgcaacagaggatggccttgaacttctgatccttcgtCCTccgcctccagggtgctgggattagaggactGCATCACCAGGCCGGTGGTACTGGGGATCAGACCTAGGGctttacacatgctaggcaggccCTCTGGACTACAATCTCAGGCTCACTCCCAGTTAAAAGAATACTTTATTAGTAAAATAACTATACTGATGCTTAATACACATACCAACGTATGTATAAAAgcttttttttacttaaaaaaattaatgtgatgTGTTTAATTTGAACATGCTGCATTTATGGATTCTGTAGTTTGTGTCTTCCTATTAACAATAAATCATGAATCTGCCAAATATCACATACCGGGTCTTTGTTCTTGTACCTTGGCGATGCTAGGTTTTCATatccctttcttctctggaagCTTTGCTATCGCTGAGTGTTCTGCAGAGGGCGGTCCAGGTCGGTGGGCGGGGTCCGGGCCACTTGGGACATGCAGATGAGGTGGGCGGGGCCCAACATTTATACCCTCTGCTAGCCTCTAGCGGGCGTGACCAGCTTGGACAGACTGTCTCCGACCGCCTGCGGAACCTGCTTCCCTGAGCGCCGCGGAGCCTTGTCCGGGCTGGCCCCTTTGCTACCCCGGGAGCGGGCCATGCCGCCGCGGGAGCTGAGCGACGCCGAGCCACCGCCTCTCCCAGCCTCGACCCCTCCTCCGCGGCGGCGCAGCGCACCTCCGGAGCTGGGCATCAAATGCGTGCTAGTGGGCGATGGCGCGGTGGGCAAGAGCAGTCTCATCGTCAGCTACACCTGCAATGGGTACCCCACGCGCTACCGGCCCACGGCACTGGACACCTTCTCCGGTATGTTCCACTGCCCCGGGacccctgaggctggagagaggttGTAGTTTAGGGCCGGCGTGCTGGAGGGAGGGCACCGAAGACCCCCGAGAGCAGGCCCGGAGGTGGCGCTGGTGAGGCCTGCCTAGAAGGACGAGGATGCTGTGCCTAACTCATgctttcccctccccacctctgcaGTGCAAGTCCTGGTAGATGGAGCCCCTGTGCGAATCGAGCTCTGGGATACCGCAGGGCAGGTGAGAAGCTGGGTGTAGCCTTCGTTGGGTGAGGGGTTGGGGAGGGTTGGAGGCTGGAAGGATACCTGCATGGAGTAGGAATGGAACAGGCTTTGGGCTTTAGGAGTCTTAGGTCTCCACCCCCCAAGTGAGAAGCAGACTCCCGTTCCAATGTGAAGGGAATGATCTTGCTAACGACTGGCCTTGCTACCCCCTAGGAGGACTTTGACCGGCTTCGCTCCCTCTGCTACCCAGATACTGATGTCTTTCTGGCTTGCTTCAGTGTGGTGCAGCCCAGCTCCTTCCAAAACATCACAGAAAAATGGCTGCCGGAGATCCGCACTCACAACCCCCAAGCCCCTGTGTTGCTGGTGGGCACTCAGGCTGATCTGAGGGACGATGTCAATGTACTAATTCAACTGGACCAGGGAGGCCGGGAGGGCCCAATACCCCAACCCCAGGCCCAGGGTCTGGCGGAGAAAATCCGGGCCTGCTGCTACCTTGAGTGTTCAGCCTTGACACAGAAGAACTTGAAGGAAGTGTTTGACTCGGCCATTCTCAGTGCCATTGAACACAAAGCCCGCCTAGAGAAGAAACTGAACGCAAAAGGTGTGCGCACGCTCTCTCGCTGCCGCTGGAAGAAGTTCTTCTGCTTTGTTTGAGCAGTTATGGTAGTGCAAGTGGTAGGCCCGTGGCCGGAGACTTCCGGACCCTGGGACATCGGGTACTAGCAGGGCCTGGCCAGCTCCCGGGACTCAGTTCTCTATTGAACGCTGGGAATGTGGGCCTCTAGCTGCACACTCTGATAAGACGGGGTGAGCTCTGTCCTGTGCAAGGGGCTGACTCTGATTTGGATTGCATTGGCCAAGACTCGCAggaaaatcccagcactttgtaTTCATGGGATAATCGCAACAGTGCCGGTTTCTGAGCCCCTTGGGATGTAATTCCcaggttgttttttattttttttttttttttttttttttgccgtggGGCCGCAGGCCAGCTCCGCCGAATGCAGGCCCATTGTGGATGTCCTCACCCTCTCCTAGCACAGGTGTGACAAAGCAGAGACAGCAGTGAGGCATCTTGGAGGGTTGGAAGATGGTCCGTCTTGATTTGGAGAGGTTTGAGATGGAGTAGGAAGTGAGAGTTTGAGTCTCACACCAGTGAGAGATTGAGACGGGGAAACAGAACGTGAGCCGTGAAGTGGAAGACTGGAGGAGGACTAGAGGACTGGGcctaaaaagagaaagagcagggcTGACAGCTGTGTAGAGGGCTGACACCTGGGCTGCCCTCAGGCCCCAAGGCCAGGGAGGCTGGGCTGTTCCCTGGGAAGAACTGGGTCTCTGGACTCCCTAGGCACTGCCCAAACTGGCTGGGCCAGCAGAGGGGCAGGAAGTGAGAGTCCAGGCCCagcaaagggagggggaggagctgcaAATGAGAGCctgaaggaggaaggggcagggatTGTCCCTTTCCACAAGGTCATAGCTTAGAAGGTGAGCAATGCAATCTGCGAATAAAACCTTCTGTTTCTGAAgctgctgtctctgtggtttcctgGATCATGCCCAATGCCCCTTGGTAACCTTTCTCAAGGCCCAGCAGCCTGGCAGATGGGTTGGGAACTGAGGCTGGGTTGAAGGGTGGGGGCTGGATCAGATGGGACAATGTGATGGGAACTGGACTAGGGGGGACAGGTGTGGGGCTCCCTGCTTGGGGCTTGGCTTAGTTGGTTCCCAGGAGAGCTAGCGTGGGAAGCAGCCTGGAAACGGGTTTCCCCAGGTGTCAGCGCCAGAGCTGCTTTCCCATGACCTCACCAGGTAGGTGgggccctcccctctccccctcctttctgGAGTATGATGCTCAGCACTGGAGCTCCAGGATAATCTCAggcccatcctcccatcctctgAACAGATTTCAGGACTGGGGTCTGGCTGGGGAATGTTACCCCAGACCAAGGACAACCTGTACGGCTTTAAACCTCCACCACTGGCCAAAGCTTGTAGCCTTGGGTTGGTTGGACCAGTCTCAGCCTTGACACATAAGGGATTATTGCAGGTCAGGGTTGCTGGCTGTGGACAATGTGACTAGAGGTTTGGTCCAGGAATCCTGTGCCCATGAAGGTTCACCGGCAGAGGCTTGGAGGGGAACAGGAATCCAAGGATTGGAACTGGGAGGAACTTTAGAGAGCATTTTTGAGGAAAACAAAGCTTATTCTGCCTTAAGGACACCGTGGTCTGTAGACAAAAAGGTAGTATGCCAAGTGAGATATTATCACCAAGGGGTTAGGGGAGC
Protein-coding sequences here:
- the Rhov gene encoding rho-related GTP-binding protein RhoV, whose translation is MPPRELSDAEPPPLPASTPPPRRRSAPPELGIKCVLVGDGAVGKSSLIVSYTCNGYPTRYRPTALDTFSVQVLVDGAPVRIELWDTAGQEDFDRLRSLCYPDTDVFLACFSVVQPSSFQNITEKWLPEIRTHNPQAPVLLVGTQADLRDDVNVLIQLDQGGREGPIPQPQAQGLAEKIRACCYLECSALTQKNLKEVFDSAILSAIEHKARLEKKLNAKGVRTLSRCRWKKFFCFV